The genomic window TACATGTAGAAGCTTGGTGTTTGGTTCGTCAAGATTTGTGATACCCTTTCCAATTCCCTATCAGTATAATTGTTTTTTCTTCCATTTCTCACATTTTAGATACCCAAGGTTGATGGTATGCTTTCTTTATGGTGTCAAACACCTTTTGTTAGGAACATGAAAGTTTTTGAGCGTAGCATGTGGACCACAAAAATTGGGTGCTTAGCTCAACTTACCATCGGTTAAGAAGGCTGGAAGCCTGGACGTTGCACCACTGTATTGTAACTCCTTATGATGTAAAAGATGGATAGCCTTTCAGCTTACATGTTAAATAAGTCGTCTTGAGTGAACTACATTAATAAACTatgaaatacacacacacacacacacacacacacacacacacacacacatataattTGAGGGGTATTTCAAAAAAATTCCTCTGCCATTCTTTTCATAAGTACTTCCTAACCATGAAATTAATCTGCTGAACTAAAAGAGATAAACACCCATAAAATGAGATCAACTAaactagccaaaaaaaaaaaaaaaaaaatcaaaatcaaggtTCCACACTCCCACGTATGCCAAGAGGAATTGGAACAAGATTGCTCATTTTTTCAATATATTATACATTCtatataattatttactatatatttaattataacgGTAATAACTTGATGTGCATTGCACTTCCAAAATAGCAAAATAGGAACTGAGATGAAGTCATGCAGTAACCAGTTAGCTAAATGCCTGCATCTTTCCTAATGGGAAAAGACATTCCCCCTTGTCTCTTGAGGCAAAATGATATCAATCTATGCAAGCTGCTAGGTACCTTAGAGCAGCTTTTAAGCCAAACTGGGTTGCTGATTTCCCAGCTAAGGAGGAAAACGACCACCTCCTCTTTATCCTAGATTATGCAGACGAACAAACTACCCATGGAACATCGCTGTCAATTTGAACTTGGTCACTTTTGGTTGGTAATAGGAAGTGGAATCGAAGTTGGAATTGATTGAAATGAGAATCCGAATGGTCATATATATGCTCTGACGTAATTAATTtatgatcgaaatcgaaattagaattgaaatcagGTTAGAATTTAAATATTATGGAATAATAGAGATTGGATTTTGTGAGATTAAAGCTTTTCCATTTTTGCCTAAAACCGGAAATGGTCATAAAATGCATCCTCCAACTAATGCTGAAATGACAGTCATTCCTTTCTATTTTAGGGTCTAAGTCCCTTCAATAAAACATGCCCTTGATTGTGGGACTACCATATACCTTAAAGATACTGTCAGCTGCATCAACGAGGAATCTACCATATTTTTCTTGTTTGTGTTTCATTCTCCTGATGGTTACTCTTTGAAGAGATTGATAATTTCTTGGGACTATGATACTTTGATACCTGGAATTATAGGCTAGATATTCCTCTGGACTGTGGGACTTGCATTTATCTGCATTTGTGATACACTATATGAAGATCAACAGGGCTCACCAACTTATTATTTACAGCATCTCTGTACGGTCTGCGACTATGGATTTCAGGTTTCTGTCATCTTTTCGCGCAACTCTTAGAACAAAGTTCATAAGATAAACAACTGTCAACATACACATCAGTTATTGTACATCACTTCAATTGCAAAAATAACCCAGAGGCATTTAGGATGCTTTATATGTTTTGAGTTACCTCACTCCATCGACCTACCGTATTCTGGTTTTGCCAGTTGCTGGATTCTCTGTGTGTCTAAATTACTATATTTCGTTCTTGTATATGAGTCTTGTTTGTTATGTCTTGCATCTATTGTATTATATGTTACACATTTTGTATGTCTTCTTCTGCTGTTAATATAATTTtctcttttatcaaaaaaaaaaaaaaaaaaaaaaaaaaacatgcccTTGATTCCACCTACCACGCGTGCATGCTCTCTTTTCTTACCTTATCCTCACCAAAGAAGCTAAGTTGTTCCAGGTTCAAGGGATGCACCACGTGGACTTGGCATGCGCGTGCGAAAAATGGATGGGATGCTTTGGCGAGTTCGATTCAGGCGGTCACAAAAGTTACCTTTACCATTTTATACGAGAGCCAAATAGTAACTCAAAGAATAAGAAATGATGTTGCGAATTCCCAATTTCTAAAACATTAGAGTACGACTAAATTGTGAATTCACAGAGAGCTACAGGCAAAAGATCACAGAATTCTTCATTTCAAGCTTGATGGAATTTAATGTGGCTGCATAGTATTCTTTCCTCTCGAAGTGGACCATAAAGAAATCCCAGCTACTGCTCCACCCTGCTAGATGAGATACTTAAATGTTGTTTCCGTGAAATGCATCTTCATGTAGTGCAGACCACTTGATATAGCCTCATTACCATTCCTCAAAACAAAGATAAAGCCTCATTACCATGTTGGATTTAACTCGATTCAATATTAAAGCTTACgtgacatataaataaaaaatgCTAACAATTATCCGATCATGTACCTCACCCATCCCAGACTACCATATCAGGCCTAACTGACACAATCTCATAATTATGATATCATGTCTCATACCAATCTCTAACTATTATATTAAACTGATGATATAGCAAGTGACCTATAACAGTACTCTATTTAAGTACATCCTGTGTAACTCAATGACCTTACCAACTCTTTTTTCTTTAATCctacaaaaatagataataataAGTCTGGTTGATGTGGGCTGGATCAgatcttatattttataatattagacATACTTTATGTACATAATTTAGCGTATACGTGCTAGATGGACTAACTCTGATTTTTGTAGAATTTTTGGTTTAAATCTATAAgattatccaaataggttctgattttttttttttttttccaaaaggaaAACTAGGATGAGCCCCTCGAATTGCGTTAGGTGAATCCCATTTTAACTCATCAAATCATGACAGCAAGGAGAGGCTCcgtcttttaccaaaaaaaaaaaaaaatgagaggctCCGTCGGCTACGTGCATACGACGAGAAAGCAAGCGCATGGGTGGACATTTTGTCATCCGCCTTTGTAGCGCTGGACCGCACAATCCCAAGGGTCAAACTCGGTGTAGATTTTGGGCAAAAAGTCCATCTGGGATGGAGAGAATTAAATGCCATGGCATCATTTCCACGTCAAATCTTGCAATTGGCTTAAGAGGCAAACGGCAACACGGCTTAACCAAAAGTCCAAATATCCACACACTGGATAACACTAAACGGAAATTAATGGGCTGACCAACGCACTTCCGGGTCGTGCCATTGGCTCAGGTGGTGTCGCGCTCGATCCCGACTTTAATGCGCAGCCTGAGGGGTTTGCTGCGGTGTTAATGCGTCGGCGACTCCTCCACGGGGATCGCAACGCTTGGGTTGTCAATCGCGAGCTGGTACAGGGTTGATAATTTTTGACACGATTAATTGACGTAGGTCCgatatgatatatttttaaataaatttaaatttaaaataaataaatttaaaacataaaTACATTGATTCGTCTATAACAGGATAATACGATAAATTTATATCTTAGATATtcgtataatttatttttaatttatttaattaaaaaaattaaaataaattaataaattatataatatatttaaatatatttaatatatttattttaaaattatttgaggataaataaaaaaattaaaaacttataATTCTAACTTAAAACAAATAACGATAAAATTCATAGCTGTggagataattaaattaatttatattattttaattttttaattaaatttttattatttttattaaattttataaataaattaaatagttaaATAGATCATTAAGTGAGTTACGTACCTGTTTGACTCgtcaatatgattattaatcatatCAGATGGATCATGTCATGTATATGTTCGTATCGTGTTCATATTTTACAAGTCAATCCATTTAATTAAACggattagattcgaattgagctAACCTATGTTATACCTCTAGATCGATACAATCCGTTTATAGTCTGTGAATACGAATTACCAGTCCTAGATTGATAGACTGATGAGGTTGCTgtttaaattatataatatttgatattttatataatttttatttacatATATAGCTGCatgtttaatttaaaatttaattttctattgGACTTCaacttttaaataaaaatttataacttttttttttagatattttgataaagttattaCTAGGGTTGCATTGTTGATGATTTTCACTTAAGaggtcatgaaattcaaaattaatatatgatgaataaaatatctatttttaAAACAATGTTGGTATCTCATtcgtttttatttatatttaattgttattattattattattattattattattattattattttttttttttttttttttttttttgtgcatggtgGTTTTAGTCACAGTGTCGGGCAAAATTAAATATGGCACCATGTTCTTCTTTGCCGGCTAATTAATCGAATTTGGTCCTGGGttgatttgcagcttgcaaatcttATAGCGACATTAACCAATGCAAGATCCAACTAGTAAACGATCcacatcatctaatctaaatcccaGGAGTTCATTGGAGGCTCCCATGTCAGATTTGGTCTTCGATTCCATGGCGGCGTTCCTTTGTCAATGTTTATAAATTTCATATTCATACGTGTGGATTCATAGATACCATATACATCTACGCTTTTGTTTCCTAAAACAATTGAAATTACGGAACAAAACAAAACAGGGACACCCATGGTACAAAATTTGCATGGACCCGCCGAGCGAACTGTTTGAACTTTGATTTCTAGCTCTATTCTCTGTTGCACGAGAATTTAACTTCTTTTGAGCCTATTTGAATAattctatgcaatccaagagTACTAGAAATGCTAGGCTATGAGTGAAAAGTAATAGAGAAAAATACTAGGCTCCGCTATCACACTGCTAAATTTTGAGAAATGTGGTAGAAAGATGATGCCGCTGGATATGTACGTGAATACGCTCTGACTTGAGTCGTATTGCATGCAgcagtttttaattttttggcaTCAATTGGATGCTACACATCATCTTTGAGTCAAGATCCTCTTCAGGAGAGATCATGCCTTAGGTTGTGTGTTTTAGATCAAGCATGATTACATGATCAAAATTATGTTCTACAAGACAGGAGTCCTATCCGGTCATCATTCTGGCAATACATGGCTGGTTTGTGATTTAAAATAGAGTTTGTGATTTAAATGCCGCTGAGGTGGCATCCCAAGGAAACGGGCTATTTGCTTCTGTTGAAGTGGTTCGAATTTGAGTCACGATGgataataaattttgattaaatatcaaaatataaatgaCCGTAAATGAAACATATCCTAATGATCCGGCCTTCGATGGTACTCCAACAGAGTCCAAGAGTACATGAACTCATCATCATTGTTTTGTATAACTAACTAGTGAAATATGATCACCTCTAACTATTCTTTCAGACATTTTGATCGAGATGGTGTGTATTATAATATTCTCATTTCTCCCTTGATAGTTGCTTTAGGTAAGGTTTCGGAAATGCCGAATCGGTGCCAACAGGCACGAAACTTGCCTTAAAACCAATTTTTTGGTCGGTACACAACCATGAAGAATGTATCTCTGCATATTGCTCAAGTAACTGATCATCCAATAAAGTTAATACGTATTTTCTtgcatataattttgaataaaatatatatttttaattatgtaGTTACTTAAAACATAGAACAATTCTCAAAGTTGTTACTGTATAACAACCATCATAGCCAGACAAGTGCTAATTACTGGTTGTTAGCTATGAACCAGCTATAATGGGAAACTCACCTAAACCATTATAATGGTCGTTGATAATTTTAAACATTGGCCTCTATGGTACAAGGCACAAGATATGCAGTACATTTTCTCAGACTATCATTTGGTTCAAATTGTACGATCACTGAAGTGTACTCGGAGTGTCCTAGCTGGCCCTTGTGATCACCCTTGACCTTTGTCATGATTCGTTTTGTCCTGATCCAGCTCCCACCAAATCGTTGGAATTTCTCACAGCCCATTCTCCCTCCATTCTAATGGCCGCCACTGATCACCACTAGAGTGCAACATTTCCTATAATTTTAACTCCAGATCCGGCAAAGCATTTCTTCAGGTCAAAAGTCTTTAGCGTGGACCAAATTTAACTATCCAATCCAGATTAAAAGTTGTATTTATCCATAATCCCACGTAAGGTTTGTCTCCCACTGTTATTTGGAGTCTTGCACTTGTTTTACCTTTTCAGTACGTACCGCAAGGGAAAGGCGGCCACCAACTTGGAGACCTTTGCATTCCCAGCCAGCAAACACTACCACCATAGCCAGTAAGGTGAGTCTCTCAGTGATATGGGTCATGTGCGTATGGTTGTAACTAGCGTTAGACTCCGTCTACTTCTCGTTGGATATATTCCAACTTGAACATGGCAAGTTCAGCATATTAGGACGGAGAGGGAGACATGATAACCAGAAAAACTCCAACCAccgtaaagaaaaaaataatataaaagaagcAAAATAATAGTTAAACATTAGTTGTTAGTGGAAGCTTTTCTATGCATGTGTATGCGTATCTAAGGGAGCCGACTCTTCCAAAAGGAaggtaatttaaaaaaataaaataaaataaatttttttatcaaaaaaaataaaataaaattaatgataTCAAAATGTGAACTATAGCCCGCATGAGGATAAATTAGCTCCAACATAGAATGTACTACATAGTCATCCATTATATCAATGATCTAGTCTCCGTAATAAGATAACAGTAATATCCAATTCTTTGACTCGCcagtgcaaaaaaaataaaaataaaaaagaaaagactgCAATTTAAGCCTCATTAAGCTggaggctaaaaaaaaaaaaaaaaaagggaaaacagGAGGCAACCGCAACGCTTGTCAGGGTCTGTTCGACTTTGACAAATCCATGGTCGCCAAACGTGCGTAAATCCAAAACGGCTGCGGCACGTGATTTCGGACCATCATGTCCCAACCGGCGGCCATTTGACGCTCGTGGTCTCTTAACATCTGATATCATCCAAACCAAGCCCTTTTGCGGCAACAAATTTACAAATCGGGACACTATGCATTaactaaaatcataaaatattaaaatattatgccCCCTTAGACCTGCAAACCGTCCGGCAACCCCACTTTGACCACGTCCCCGAAGGTTGCCCACGAATCTGTTCAACCAACGACCCAGCCGTTAGAATTCCAAAACTCTCCTTGTCCTCACAAATCTAAGAGCTTTTAAAGATTTTTATGTTGTTATTGCATCCCAAGAGtcgtttttttttttgtggtctcACTTGGCCCTTCAAGCCTTAAAGTCCCCTACCTGCTCCGTGTTGCTGCAGTCCAAAAATAGATACATAGATGCGTTTGCTGAATTACGTCAAAAGCTTTTAATATCTACTCACCTCGGTCCCACTTTTGCAGACTCCTGAGAGATACAGCTCCCCATCTCTCATGATAAATAGCAGATGCAGCACTCACCTCCCCTCAAAATCCACAGAGCTCCATAGCCTTCTGCTGCATTCCTCAGAAGGAAAAAACCCAGTCCAACGAACCCACCAAGATCCTCTAAAATGGCCAGAATCCCAATTCTTCCGGTCCTAATccattcttttcttctcttcttcgttTCAGGTAATGAGCGTCCTTGAATTCCCTCCCCTGTTCTACCCTGTTTTCCTCTGTTTTCCTGTGCTTGAGGGATTTATGGTTTATAAAGGGGTCTTATCCTTTATGTTTCAGGGGGTCTATCTGCGACGTTCACGCTGACGAACAACTGTCAGTACACGGTGTGGCCGGGGTTGCTATCGGGAGCAGGCACGGCGGAGCTGGAGACAACGGGGTTCGCGCTGCAGAACGGGGAGTCGCGGAGCCTGACAGCGCCGGCCAAATGGTCCGGCCGTATCTGGGGCCGCACCCTCTGCTCCACCGACTCCACAACCGGCAAGTTCACCTGCGTCACCGCCGACTGCGGGTCCGGCACCGTTGAGTGCTCTGGCACTGGCGCCACTCCACCAGCGACTTTGGCCGAGTTCACCCTGGACGGCAGCGGGGGAAAGGACTTCTACGACGTCAGCCTTGTCGACGGCTACAACCTCCCGATGTTGGTGGCGCCGCAAGGAGCGAGCCCCGGCAGCAACTGCAGCTCGACGGGGTGTCTGGTGGACCTCAACGGTGTTTGCCCGTCGGACCTGAAAGTGGTGGCGGAGAGCGCCGACGGAGGGAGCGAGAGCGTGGCTTGCAAGAGCGCCTGCGACGCCTTTGGCTCGCCGCAATACTGCTGCAGCGGCGCCTACGACACCCCCAACACTTGCAAGCCTTCGTCCTACTCCCAGTTCTTCAAGAACGCCTGCCCCCGCGCTTACAGCTACGCATACGACGACGCCACCTCTACCTTCACCTGCTATAACGCCAACTACCTCATCACCTTCTGTCCTAGCACCGGCAGGTACGTTAATTTTGCCTCCGTCGTGTGACAGTCAAATTAAAGCTCCTCTCTTCTTTGCTAAATTTTTAAGTCTATCACCTATATTATATGCACAGCCAACGAAAAAAAAATACGACATCTCATCACAATATTTTTTAGGTAAAGATGCTAATATGTCATTGGCTTTGTTTACAATACATATGGTAGCCTAAGCCCATCCAAAAATTTCTTAAGAGTGTGGCCAAGTGGGTTGAATTCGGTGCAGATCCGTACAGTGATCTAAACAAGGTATGGTATGAGAATTCGAGTGTGAGGTTGATTTAGATTGCTCTCTTTGCGTTATTGGTTGGCAAGGCAAGCGTGATAGAAACGGGCGCGGCAAGGAAAGCTTTCCCTTCTATCCGTGTACCACGATGCGTGCACTGGCACGCACCGGCGATATCCCTCGTGGGTGTTTACGTCAAACTTGATAGACGGCGGGACCACCGGACGTAATACCGGCGAGATGATTTGATGTCTCCCATGGCGTGTACCCGACAAGCTTCGCTAAGCTGTATCTTATTCGCCAGTTAGCCTTCTCTGCTGACATGGCGGCTTAAGATTAGTTTATTTAATGGGCCATGCTAAAACGACATGAAACGTCAGCCCAACTGGTTCCTTAAAAAATCTTATCTCTCCGCCTTAGAGAATGGAGAGTTGGTCCGGCGGACGGTGGAGCATCCAGCACAGCGTCTGTCGGTTTGGGCTTGTGTGCGCGTCTGATCCACCATACTTTACTAAGGTCCATGGTCGGCCGTCCCCTTCCACACAGCTGCCTCCCTTCCACCCCTTGTCTGGATTTGCAATGATAACGAGTTCCACCTCCACATTACCTGCTCGCCTAATAAGGTAGTTCCAAGTGCACCAGTCTGAACGGCCCATAAACCCACCTCTCCCACTACTCAAAATATAGCTGGAAACCTGAATTCTTTATACAATATCTTATCctaattatttattttctgaTGTGTTAACAGCGAGAAATCGGCGGGCGAGAatccggcggcggcggcggggcTGCCCTTGATCAACAACACGATGGTTTTCCTCGGCGGGGACCAAGCCAGCAGTGGCCACGCGCGCGCGGTGCGTCTCCCCACGACCCTCGCCGTCCTCGCGGCGTCGTGGCTGCTATCGCGTCACCTGTGATGTTCCGAGAATCCAACGGCCCCACGCGCCCGTGCGTGCGGTCCATGTGCTCGCACGACGGGGGAGTTCGGCCCGCCCCCGCCGCGCGCGTCTCATCATCCATGTGATCGACATGGGCCACGAGGAACGAAAAGGAGTTCCGTTCGGATTCCATTCTTTTCCCCTCCTCCTATATTTACGAAACATTttacattatttttaatttttagatgctTGTGTGGGTGGTGGCTAATTTGCTATTGATTTTATTGTTCATTGTACGGTGAGAGGGATTATTTTATTTGCTGTACTCACACCACGCGTGGGGCTGTCACGTCGCTCTCCGGGATGTGAAATTGGGGGGCGGAGAAGAAACCATGAACGAATATTGTAATTTTATTCAGAAATGGACAATATATCAGCAATACTTTTTCATACATGTATATTGTCTGGTTACTTGTTAGGTTGCTTTCGTGAGAGTAGACCGTGAACACGCAAGGTTGTGGTTCTATCGCTTGTAAGTTGCGCTGCGTATATGTGAATTAATATAATAACAATCGATACGGTTTTGTAATGGTTTATTTGGTCCAAGGGTTAGTGACCCATGACATGAGCGTATAGTTAATTCTGATGAAACTATATTTGGTCGTGACTTGTATGGGTGATTAACTTCATAGGAGTTTAAAAATGGTGAAAGTGGTCACAATTAAAGAACTTTGGCAATATCCGGCGACGAAATTCAATTGGCCAGTGGAAAGGTTGAGTGCGAAAGGATAGCACGTATGCATGAGGGCCCCCATTCCTCAAGTTGGTGAAGTGATCTTGAAAGAGCTTAgtttctttttgtatttttttgatgACGAAAGGGTTAagtttatttataattattaccTTTTGCACTTTAGTTTTATTGCAGAGGATTTATTACATTTTCGTTgtttataaagatgcatcaccTGCTTTTCTCTGCTTCTGTCTTGATTTGATTCAGTTGAAGAATCTTACATAGTTTTCTTGCGTTTTAGTATCTATTGTTCATGAGTCTATTTAGATGCTCTCTCATTTGTATCCCTCCTTGCTGTACCACCCTTCTCCAATACATCCTCTTGATACGAGATTGTTTGTGGTCTGTAGTCTTTCTCATCTTGTAACTTGTCATTGATATTGTACCTTATTACTCACTACAGTAATACCCTTCTTCAACCATCCCCCCTccctcaaaataaaataaaataaaataaaataaaaataatatatatactaCTATTTTTGAGTTTAGAAGGTGTCCAACGAGGGTTACCCTTAAAAGAACCCTGATCCTTACCAGTGAGTTGATTGACGTGACCTCTAAGCTCGAAGAGACTTGGGACTCCCACCCAGCTCACACAGCGATCGGACGGGTGTTTATTGTTTCGGAGCCCCTATCTCCAAGATTCTTGAAGGTCAACTTTGATGGGAGCGTCAGAGTACATGAGGCGGTGTGGAATTTGTTATTCGGAGTGCTAACTCTAGCCTACTGGCGGCTGGGGGTCAGTTCCTTATTGATCCTTCAATGGCTAAGGCGGAGCTTCGGGCAGTTTGGGCAGGGGTTGTTTATGCTCGGAGGGTGCTGGGAGTTGATTACATAGCTGTTGAGGGTGGATCAGCTATGATTGTGTCCTGGATTCGTGGGTCCTTATAGGAAAAGGCCCATCACCCCTTTCTGCAAGATACCTCCGTCCTCTTTGCCGGGTGCACTACTTTTACAGTCATATATATCTACAGAGAGGCAAATTCTGTGATGAATTGGATGGCAGCCTATGTCGCTGAGCATTCCGGAGATCTTCTATGAACTTCTTTGAGATCTTCCTCAAGAAAATTCAGGGATATTTATCTTTCTGATTTTTTTGGATGTATTTATACAAGATTTATTTGAATGATccatcttacaaaaaaaaaaaaaaaaaaaaaagcatcaccTCCTTAATGGTCCTATGTGCCAAGATATGCTTTGATCGGAATACAAATGGGTTGGATTGACTAATGATCCGATCAAGCTCGATTCAtatgatccaatccaaattgtttTAAAGGAGCTGTGGAGCTGAGTCGGATTCTAAaattaggtctattttattttttggattggatctaggttactgaattttgatctaatccGATCTGTAGAAACTTTTGGATCGATttgaatcataaaataaaaaatgatccaCTCTGATTCGATTCGATCTGAATCCAGTATGAAATCTGAACACGCACCCAAACCGAAGATattattctcaaatttagatGGGCAAGTTTTATCCTGTCATGAGAACAGCTTGAACCACACCAATCGGTACCAAACTATTCTATCAAGGAAGCTGTTCGTACAGGTTATCCTATTTGCTCTGATTGCTGTACCCCGTGATCAAGGAAGATGCATGGCTGCAATTGACAGCCATCAAGTTTAGAGGGACTTTTGTGTTATATTAATGTTTTTATATTTTCTTCAATGTTGCTCAGTTCTTTTCACCAACCTGTGAAAAACTTGTTGAATGCCTACATATAGATAGATGGTTTTATGCTTTTGATGTATAGTCTGATGGTGCTTGATGTGAAACCCATCCTTTCGATATTATACACAGACAGATACGAAACTTTGGATTGGCAATGAACGTGTATGTTTTTGGGTGTCTTACTGTTTTTATTTGCTATGAACTTCGCAGAGCCAAAAACACTCCTTTAAAAGTTTGCACCATTTTCTCAGTATACTTGAACCGATTCTCTCCTCCCCcacccccccctctctcttttctcgATGATATACTTGCATCGGTTCTCCTTCGCCCTGAATTGTTCCATGTTGGATTGTGGGAGCCTGTCATATGGGTAATGAATGGAATTGATATGCTGTTGAGAAAAATGGAGGCTGAAGAAATGCAGAGTAACCATGTCACTGTAAAAGCTCAAATAGTAAAAATTCAATATAAGCAGAACGGGCAATTTTGAGTCACAGCAGGGAGTGGAAGCTAGCAACCCTCCAATGCAATGACCAACCTGC from Elaeis guineensis isolate ETL-2024a chromosome 4, EG11, whole genome shotgun sequence includes these protein-coding regions:
- the LOC105044076 gene encoding thaumatin-like protein 1b gives rise to the protein MARIPILPVLIHSFLLFFVSGGLSATFTLTNNCQYTVWPGLLSGAGTAELETTGFALQNGESRSLTAPAKWSGRIWGRTLCSTDSTTGKFTCVTADCGSGTVECSGTGATPPATLAEFTLDGSGGKDFYDVSLVDGYNLPMLVAPQGASPGSNCSSTGCLVDLNGVCPSDLKVVAESADGGSESVACKSACDAFGSPQYCCSGAYDTPNTCKPSSYSQFFKNACPRAYSYAYDDATSTFTCYNANYLITFCPSTGSEKSAGENPAAAAGLPLINNTMVFLGGDQASSGHARAVRLPTTLAVLAASWLLSRHL